One Dromiciops gliroides isolate mDroGli1 chromosome 3, mDroGli1.pri, whole genome shotgun sequence DNA segment encodes these proteins:
- the TMEM160 gene encoding transmembrane protein 160 yields MGGGGCWWWGRAARLARRPGFRGALLLAAPRRGRTGRGSFGPGSGARAAAPPPAVSELDRADAWLLRKAHETAFLSWFRNGLLASGIGVISFMQSDMGREAAYGFFLLGGLCVFYGGASYVAGLASLRRPMMLSLGGALVGGAAVASAGLLWACAVGLYLGQLELEVEGPEPEPGLEPEDADEEEPPPARAGPPRGQAK; encoded by the exons ATGGGAGGCGGAGGCTGCTGGTGGTGGGGTCGGGCGGCTCGCCTGGCCCGGCGCCCCGGCTTCCGGGGGGCGCTGCTGCTGGCAGCCCCGAGGCGCGGCCGGACTGGCCGGGGCTCCTTCGGCCCCGGGTCCGGGGCCCGCGCTGCAGCTCCGCCGCCCGCAGTGTCCGAGCTGGATCGCGCGGACGCCTGGCTCCTGCGGAAGGCGCATGAGACTG CTTTCCTCTCTTGGTTCAGAAATGGTCTCTTGGCCTCAGGCATAGGAGTCATCTCCTTCATGCAGAGCGACATGGGCCGCGAGGCCGCCTATG GCTTCTTCCTCCTGGGCGGCCTGTGCGTCTTCTACGGCGGAGCCTCGTACGTGGCCGGCCTGGCCTCGCTGCGGCGGCCCATGATGCTGTCTCTGGGCGGGGCGCTGGTCGGGGGCGCGGCCGTGGCTTCGGCCGGCCTGCTCTGGGCCTGTGCCGTGGGCCTGTACCTGGGCCAGCTGGAGCTGGAGGTGGAGGGACCCGAACCCGAACCGGGACTGGAGCCGGAGGACGCGGATGAGGAGGAGCCGCCCCCCGCCAGGGCCGGCCCTCCGCGGGGCCAGGCCAAGTGA
- the NPAS1 gene encoding neuronal PAS domain-containing protein 1 isoform X1 has protein sequence MAAHFSGSEVKCVSVEWDFLQGLLVKAPPVPCLQALRKEKSRNAARSRRGKENFEFYELAKTLPLPSAITSQLDKASIVRLSITYLRLRDFAALGDPPWSSPRADPPPAPVSGAPGRRETSALFTDLFEQHLGGHILQSLDGFVFALNQDGKFLYISETVSIYLGLSQVELTGSSVFDYVHPGDHSEVLEQLGLRAPPPGPGAPPSGPSSSSSSSSSSSASSISEAPETELPPAVNTPRNQPGSFERSFFVRMKSTLTKRGLHVKASGYKVIHVTGRLRTQLLTARRGQALGLVALGHTLPPAPLSELPLHGHTLVFRLSLALTIISCESRISDYMDVGPSELIGRSCYQYIHGEDVAGIRQSHLDLLDKGQVVTGYYRWLQRAGGFIWLQSVATVAISGKSPGERHVVWVSYILSQVENSHMALDTFQLPSTGPPEDLSDPEPEIKEPKAQVEADQGSSQPEPGPRHARGKRIKLEPVRGSSSQGETSGREGGEDSDEGESRHPVPRPEFTSVIRAGSLKRETMKPWSYTASYPTGEPFHRPPSPPDSPSPPTLVHAGYLAPSRGLYTSTIRYGPAELGLALPTPGLVYQHLQRLTGPGPAFPEALYPSVPFLGPDRKGD, from the exons ATGGCGGCCCACTTCTCAGGAAGCGAGGTCAAGTGCGTCAGCGTCGAGTGGGATTTCCTTCAGGGACTGCTGGTCAAAGCCCCGCCCGTGCCCTG TCTGCAGGCCTTGCGGAAGGAGAAGTCCCGGAATGCGGCCCGCTCCCGCCGGGGCAAAGAGAACTTCGAATTTTATGAGCTGGCGAAGACGCTGCCCCTGCCCAGCGCCATCACGAGCCAGCTGGACAAGGCGTCCATCGTGCGGCTCAGCATCACCTACCTCCGCCTGCGGGATTTTGCTGCCCTCGGGGATCCTCCCTGGAGTTCACCCAGAGCCGACCCGCCACCAGCGCCAG TCTCTGGTGCCCCTGGACGGAGAGAGACTTCTGCCCTATTCACTGACCTCTTTGAACAGCATTTGGGAGGCCACATTCTTCAG TCGCTGGACGGATTCGTGTTCGCCTTGAACCAGGACGGGAAATTTCTCTACATCTCAGAGACGGTTTCCATCTATCTGGGCCTCTCTCAG GTGGAGCTGACTGGAAGTAGCGTGTTTGACTATGTGCATCCGGGGGACCACTCAGAGGTGCTGGAGCAGCTTGGGCTGAGGGCTCCACCCCCTGGGCCTGGGGCACCACCTTCCggcccttcttcctcctcttcttcatcctcttcatcctcagcttcctcaatcTCTGAAGCCCCAGAGACTG AGTTGCCCCCTGCTGTGAATACTCCTCGAAATCAACCCGGCTCCTTTGAACGGTCCTTCTTTGTCCGAATGAAATCCACACTCACCAAGCGGGGGCTGCATGTCAAGGCTTCGGGATATAAG GTAATTCATGTGACTGGTCGGCTTCGGACTCAGCTATTGACAGCCCGACGGGGCCAAGCGCTAGGTCTCGTCGCCCTAGGCCACACCTTGCCCCCAGCTCCACTCAGTGAACTCCCCCTGCATGGCCACACACTCGTCTTTCGCCTCAGCCTGGCCTTGACCATCATCTCCTGTGAGAGCAG GATCAGTGACTACATGGATGTGGGTCCCTCAGAACTGATTGGACGAAGTTGCTACCAGTATATCCACGGGGAGGACGTGGCTGGAATTCGCCAGAGCCACCTGGACT TGCTGGACAAAGGGCAGGTGGTGACAGGCTATTACCGATGGCTGCAGAGGGCTGGAGGCTTCATCTGGCTTCAGTCTGTGGCCACCGTGGCCATCAGTGGCAAGAGCCCAGGCGAGCGCCATGTGGTCTGGGTCAGCTACATACTCAG TCAGGTGGAAAACAGCCACATGGCCTTGGACACTTTTCAACTTCCTAGCACTGGCCCCCCAGAGGATCTGTCAGATCCAGAACCTGAGATCAAAG AGCCCAAGGCCCAGGTGGAGGCTGACCAAGGATCCTCCCAGCCCGAACCTGGGCCCCGTCATGCCCGGGGCAAACGCATCAAACTGGAGCCAGTCAGAGGAAGCAGCAGCCAAGGAGAGACCTCGGGCAGGGAAGGTGGTGAGGACAGTGATGAGGGCGAGTCCAGACACCCAGTTCCCCGGCCTGAGTTCACCTCTGTCATCCGGGCAGGGAGCTTGAAGCGGGAGACCATGAAGCCCTGGAGCTACACGGCCTCCTATCCCACTGGGGAGCCCTTCCACAGGCCCCCTTCCCCCCCTgactccccatccccacccacccTGGTCCACGCTGGTTACCTGGCTCCTAGTAGGGGCCTCTACACCAGCACCATCCGATATGGGCCAGCTGAGCTTGGCCTGGCACTGCCCACCCCAGGGTTGGTTTATCAGCACCTGCAGAGGCTCACGGGCCCTGGGCCAGCTTTTCCTGAAGCGCTCTATCCCAGTGTGCCCTTCCTGGGGCCAGATAGGAAAGGGGACTGA
- the NPAS1 gene encoding neuronal PAS domain-containing protein 1 isoform X2, with translation MAAHFSGSEVKCVSVEWDFLQGLLVKAPPVPCLQALRKEKSRNAARSRRGKENFEFYELAKTLPLPSAITSQLDKASIVRLSITYLRLRDFAALGDPPWSSPRADPPPAPVSGAPGRRETSALFTDLFEQHLGGHILQVELTGSSVFDYVHPGDHSEVLEQLGLRAPPPGPGAPPSGPSSSSSSSSSSSASSISEAPETELPPAVNTPRNQPGSFERSFFVRMKSTLTKRGLHVKASGYKVIHVTGRLRTQLLTARRGQALGLVALGHTLPPAPLSELPLHGHTLVFRLSLALTIISCESRISDYMDVGPSELIGRSCYQYIHGEDVAGIRQSHLDLLDKGQVVTGYYRWLQRAGGFIWLQSVATVAISGKSPGERHVVWVSYILSQVENSHMALDTFQLPSTGPPEDLSDPEPEIKEPKAQVEADQGSSQPEPGPRHARGKRIKLEPVRGSSSQGETSGREGGEDSDEGESRHPVPRPEFTSVIRAGSLKRETMKPWSYTASYPTGEPFHRPPSPPDSPSPPTLVHAGYLAPSRGLYTSTIRYGPAELGLALPTPGLVYQHLQRLTGPGPAFPEALYPSVPFLGPDRKGD, from the exons ATGGCGGCCCACTTCTCAGGAAGCGAGGTCAAGTGCGTCAGCGTCGAGTGGGATTTCCTTCAGGGACTGCTGGTCAAAGCCCCGCCCGTGCCCTG TCTGCAGGCCTTGCGGAAGGAGAAGTCCCGGAATGCGGCCCGCTCCCGCCGGGGCAAAGAGAACTTCGAATTTTATGAGCTGGCGAAGACGCTGCCCCTGCCCAGCGCCATCACGAGCCAGCTGGACAAGGCGTCCATCGTGCGGCTCAGCATCACCTACCTCCGCCTGCGGGATTTTGCTGCCCTCGGGGATCCTCCCTGGAGTTCACCCAGAGCCGACCCGCCACCAGCGCCAG TCTCTGGTGCCCCTGGACGGAGAGAGACTTCTGCCCTATTCACTGACCTCTTTGAACAGCATTTGGGAGGCCACATTCTTCAG GTGGAGCTGACTGGAAGTAGCGTGTTTGACTATGTGCATCCGGGGGACCACTCAGAGGTGCTGGAGCAGCTTGGGCTGAGGGCTCCACCCCCTGGGCCTGGGGCACCACCTTCCggcccttcttcctcctcttcttcatcctcttcatcctcagcttcctcaatcTCTGAAGCCCCAGAGACTG AGTTGCCCCCTGCTGTGAATACTCCTCGAAATCAACCCGGCTCCTTTGAACGGTCCTTCTTTGTCCGAATGAAATCCACACTCACCAAGCGGGGGCTGCATGTCAAGGCTTCGGGATATAAG GTAATTCATGTGACTGGTCGGCTTCGGACTCAGCTATTGACAGCCCGACGGGGCCAAGCGCTAGGTCTCGTCGCCCTAGGCCACACCTTGCCCCCAGCTCCACTCAGTGAACTCCCCCTGCATGGCCACACACTCGTCTTTCGCCTCAGCCTGGCCTTGACCATCATCTCCTGTGAGAGCAG GATCAGTGACTACATGGATGTGGGTCCCTCAGAACTGATTGGACGAAGTTGCTACCAGTATATCCACGGGGAGGACGTGGCTGGAATTCGCCAGAGCCACCTGGACT TGCTGGACAAAGGGCAGGTGGTGACAGGCTATTACCGATGGCTGCAGAGGGCTGGAGGCTTCATCTGGCTTCAGTCTGTGGCCACCGTGGCCATCAGTGGCAAGAGCCCAGGCGAGCGCCATGTGGTCTGGGTCAGCTACATACTCAG TCAGGTGGAAAACAGCCACATGGCCTTGGACACTTTTCAACTTCCTAGCACTGGCCCCCCAGAGGATCTGTCAGATCCAGAACCTGAGATCAAAG AGCCCAAGGCCCAGGTGGAGGCTGACCAAGGATCCTCCCAGCCCGAACCTGGGCCCCGTCATGCCCGGGGCAAACGCATCAAACTGGAGCCAGTCAGAGGAAGCAGCAGCCAAGGAGAGACCTCGGGCAGGGAAGGTGGTGAGGACAGTGATGAGGGCGAGTCCAGACACCCAGTTCCCCGGCCTGAGTTCACCTCTGTCATCCGGGCAGGGAGCTTGAAGCGGGAGACCATGAAGCCCTGGAGCTACACGGCCTCCTATCCCACTGGGGAGCCCTTCCACAGGCCCCCTTCCCCCCCTgactccccatccccacccacccTGGTCCACGCTGGTTACCTGGCTCCTAGTAGGGGCCTCTACACCAGCACCATCCGATATGGGCCAGCTGAGCTTGGCCTGGCACTGCCCACCCCAGGGTTGGTTTATCAGCACCTGCAGAGGCTCACGGGCCCTGGGCCAGCTTTTCCTGAAGCGCTCTATCCCAGTGTGCCCTTCCTGGGGCCAGATAGGAAAGGGGACTGA